A genomic stretch from Patescibacteria group bacterium includes:
- the tpiA gene encoding triose-phosphate isomerase has translation MKHKKYLVVANWKMNLTLSKSVFLIKQCKKLKLNNVELVIAPSYPVLPAANKLLKRSKIKIGAQNCAEKDFGALTGEVSPAMLVELGCSYVILGHSERKNFFKEDFIMVNRKIKTAVQYGLIPIVCVGEDWNEKQEGRTAAVVAKQISEALQGVDPQKDEVIVVSYEPFWTISTSRGSRAATTKEVEESCQMIRHVLIEIYGIDKFNKNFKVIYGGTVNEQTIEFFSRIDILEGFLVGGASLDCYGFQKLINEI, from the coding sequence ATGAAGCACAAAAAATATTTAGTTGTTGCGAACTGGAAGATGAACCTGACACTTAGTAAAAGTGTCTTTTTGATTAAGCAGTGTAAAAAATTAAAATTAAATAATGTCGAATTAGTAATCGCGCCATCATATCCTGTTTTACCGGCAGCTAATAAATTGCTAAAAAGATCAAAAATAAAAATCGGCGCACAAAATTGTGCAGAAAAAGATTTTGGCGCATTGACAGGAGAGGTGTCGCCCGCTATGCTTGTCGAGCTTGGTTGTAGTTATGTTATTTTAGGACATTCTGAGCGAAAGAATTTTTTTAAAGAAGATTTTATCATGGTTAACCGCAAAATCAAAACCGCCGTACAATATGGTTTGATTCCAATAGTTTGTGTTGGTGAGGATTGGAACGAAAAACAAGAAGGTAGAACGGCGGCGGTAGTGGCAAAGCAGATCAGCGAAGCATTACAAGGAGTCGACCCGCAAAAAGACGAAGTAATAGTCGTTAGTTATGAACCATTTTGGACGATTAGTACTAGTCGGGGGAGTCGCGCCGCTACTACAAAGGAGGTGGAAGAAAGCTGTCAGATGATTCGTCATGTTTTAATTGAGATATACGGTATTGATAAATTTAATAAAAATTTTAAAGTGATTTACGGCGGTACGGTCAACGAACAGACTATTGAATTTTTTTCTCGGATAGATATTTTGGAAGGTTTTTTAGTCGGAGGAGCCAGCCTGGATTGTTATGGATTTCAAAAATTGATTAACGAAATATAG